From Mustela erminea isolate mMusErm1 chromosome 1, mMusErm1.Pri, whole genome shotgun sequence, a single genomic window includes:
- the LOC116586354 gene encoding uncharacterized protein LOC116586354 produces MHHLPPQIRALMGRQIAVRGGHAGRPVPAPPACLPGGTRLCVPGCARRVWMDIRLCQWMGTEQERVLVCMRGCQRSVLQESADVQAHMHMRGGRLSLELAPLSLFKGAQRKGCCTLPAPDLRKETGAPPPEVPAPPLHGSPDPPCRKSSYPEVTRPPGSQSQRVGVTNRQRMSHLVLNHPSSSSRDQWADRSPACCFLSKFLTHGFVGYSNKDLF; encoded by the exons ATGCATCATTTACCACCGCAGATCCGCGCGCTGATGGGCAGGCAGATAGCCGTCCGCGGGGGGCACGCCGGGCGTCCTGTGCCCGCgccgcctgcctgcctgccggGGGGTACCCGCCTGTGCGTCCCCGGGTGTGCCCGGCGTGTTTGGATGGACATTCGCCTTTGCCAGTGGATGGGCACTGAACAAGAAAGGGTATTAGTGTGCATGCGGGGATGTCAAAGAAGTGTGCTACAGGAAAGTGCAGATGTGCAAGCCCACATGCACATGCGTGGTGGGCGTCTGTCCCTGGAGCTGGCCCCGCTGAGTCTGTTTAagggagcacagaggaagggatGTTGCAC CCTCCCAGCTCCGGACCTGAGGAAAGAGACTGGAGCCCCGCCGCCCGAGGTCCCCGCGCC CCCTCTCCATGGGAGTCCTGACCCGCCATGTAGAAAGTCCAGCTACCCTGAGGTCACCAGGCCACCAGGAAGCCAGAGCCAGCGAGTTGGAGTGACAAACAGGCAGAGAATGAGTCACCTGGTGTTGAACCATCCCAGCTCAAGCTCCAGAGATCAGTGGGCAGACAGGagccctgcctgctgcttcctgtccaaattcctgacccatggTTTTGTGGGTTACAGTAATAAAgacttgttttaa